Within Candidatus Bathyarchaeota archaeon, the genomic segment GGGTCACATGTCCCAAGTAGGCGTTGAAGGCCACCCTCCCCAGGGTTAGGACGAGCCTCACATCCCTCAGCAGTCTCAACTCCTCGGATAGATACGTAGAGCAGTTATCGATCTCCTCTCTCAGGGGCTTGTTGCCTGGAGGAGCGCAGCGGACAACCGCTGTTATATAGGTGGATCTTAGCTCCAGCCCATCCCCTCTGCTCAAGCTTGTGGGCTGGTTGGCAAGGCCAACCTCGTAGAGCGCCCGGATGAGCCAATCCCCTGAGCCGTTACCCGTAAACATCCTCCCAGTCCTGTTCCCTCCGTGGGCCGCTGGAGCCAAGCCGATTATTAGGAGGACGGCGTGGGGATCGCCGAAGCCTGGGAGGGGCCTACCCCAGTAGGTCCATTCCCTGTAGGCCCTCCTCTTCACCCTCGCCACCTCCTCGCAGTAGCCCCTCAGCCTCGGGCACCTCTCGCAGTTGACGATTCTTTCAGCCAGCTCTCTGAGCGCGGCCTCCGCCTCCATAGCTCCTCCACCATGTTTAAAATCTCGGAAATTAGCTGTTCGCTCTTGAAGGCCTAAAACCTATCGCGAGAAGGTTAAAATAATTCCTGGTGGTGAATGGAGTTAGCCTTGGTCTCCATGAGCGATCTCCTAGCCCCGTTGGCCTTCCAGGTTGGAGCTGGCGGCATAGCCGGGTTCATCGTGGGATATGCCCTGAAGAAGCTAGCAAGACTGGTTGCCGTCATCGCGGGCATATTCTTCGTCGTCCTGCTCTACCTGAGCTACATAGGCATAATAAACATAAACTATGATAAGCTCATCGAGGCCTTGAAGGGGTTGACGGGACAGGCTGGGGGCGCAGCCGGTCTGGTTACACCCATAGTTGCGAACCTCCCCTTTGCAGCCACCTTCATGGCCGGCCTCGGATTAGGGTTGAAGATGGGTTAGGCTTGAGAGCATCCGCGAGTTGAAAGCCTCTTGAGTTGATCTAGCACATATCCTCTTATCTTCTTGGGCTCTGGAAGATCAGCCACTATCTCGCCCCCTTTGATCAGGGGCTTGAGCATCGGCTCGGTTTCTCCACCGCAGCATGGGCAGCTTGGAGGCTCGCTCCCCCACGGCTTGACCAGGTCAATGAGGCATCTTGGACACCTGTATACCTGCTTCTTCCCCCCGAGCTTCCCCCTCTTGGCCGCCGGCCTCCCCTCGACCTCCACTATGTCAAGGGCGAAGTCCACCGTTGGGGCGCTGCTCACCCAGGTTCCAACCCCGAAGGCGTCAGCCCCCGCCTCCCCCAGAGCCTTCACAGCCTCGTCGTCGAGGCCTCCTGAGACGAAGATCCTGACATGATTGTAGCCCCTGATGTCGAGCTCC encodes:
- a CDS encoding uracil-DNA glycosylase codes for the protein MEAEAALRELAERIVNCERCPRLRGYCEEVARVKRRAYREWTYWGRPLPGFGDPHAVLLIIGLAPAAHGGNRTGRMFTGNGSGDWLIRALYEVGLANQPTSLSRGDGLELRSTYITAVVRCAPPGNKPLREEIDNCSTYLSEELRLLRDVRLVLTLGRVAFNAYLGHVTLKAGRRPVFKHGALYDFGCGQPHLIASYHPSRQNTLTGKLRWEDWMDIFIEARRMIDEFTSSKILY